The sequence TCTTGGTTACCTGTGTTTCAGTGGCCTTTAGCCTTGACTTTAATTTCTCGTTCTCTTCTTGAAgtcttaaaatttcctttgtgaGTAAATTCAAGTTTATGTTAGTCAAagtgtttttaatatttgaaatcacttgtttcccttttaatttttaaattaaattcaaattacGTAATAGTTCAAAAGTCTGCATGCCCCAGTTACTGGAAATATCCCAGTTTCACCCAGAACACCAACCTCAACACCTGTGAGTCAACTTCGGCTCTAAGTCTTCTAGATCCTTCTTTCACAGTCTCCCAGACTTTTTTCAGTCCTCTGTTCTCAGCCTTTTTCCGAAGTCATCCACTTCACCATCTCCCACCTAGCTGAGCCTGCAACTCCTGGGTCTGTCCTCCACCTACACTGTGTACACCATTGGCCACTGATCCTAAAACACAATCCTCACTGTTCCAACACTCCGTGCCCAGCCCCTAGACGGTTCTGATAAGCCAAGGCCAAAGTCCCTTGCTGATCAGTAGTTCTATTATGAGTATCATCTCTTGGTCCAGTCTCTTCTTACTATACCCCAGCACATGCAGCATACCCAGGCAGAGAGCTTGGGCTTTGCTCCAAGGCATGTCAGCCTCCACTGCCTCTGACGGCTGCCGCTCTGTTCCCCCGCCAGCCATGTCCTTCACTTCCCTCTGACAATTCAATCTGTCTTCACTTATCAGCCCAGCTGAGGCACTGCCTTTCTCAAGAGCCTGTCCTTAACTACTCTTATTCATATGGAACAGTGTCTTCTCTGCCACCCTATGCTGCACAGGTCAGCAGTTTCCTGTCTCTGTTTCCGGAATATAAGTTCTCCATTTCCAAAGAGactataacatttctttttttttgtctttttgctatttctttgggccactcctgtggcatatggaggttcccagactaggggtcgaatcggagctgtagccacaggcctacgccagagccacaacaacgtgggatccgagccgtgtctgcaatccacaccacagctcacggcaatgccgggtcgttaacccactgagcaagggcaggaccgaacccgcaacctcatggttcctagtcggatttgttaaccactgcgccacgacaggaactccagagactaTAACATTTCTGAGAGCAAAAGGCCAggtattacatttctttttatgtaacAATATCTAGCATAATTTGAGAACACAGGAGTCATGAAAAATAGTTGTGTATTGGTAATTTTTATACaccttataaaaaaaaagtcctttcattGTTATTACAGATCATAAacttcaaatgtccatcaataaacaCTGTCCAAAATTCCATGCTCTTTACTTCATCATGAAAAGACGCAATCAAGAGCTGCATCACACTCTTTAGGAGCTAAGTGTGTCCTCTTCTGGCCCACCAGATACCATTAAGTACAACTACTGTGACAGGCCAATGACCCTCAGTGGACTGAAGCAGAAATCAATGCCTTCTGCCCCAGTCTCTCTACTCTAGAGCTGTGCAGGCAGTGAGCATACATCCTCAGAGGGTTTGACATTTCTCAAATGATGGCAACATTACCTTGTTTAGGAGTTCTGCTGCTCCACCTTCATTAAGTGGAGCAAGTTTTGGCCTTATGTTATCTATGATGGGCTGAAAcgaaatacagaaaacaaactgaaatCGCCACAGGATAAATTATGTGTAATCACTGAATGCCTGTACTTTCTAAGAGGAAGACACTGTGTAAACATATCCACTGGGATGTCAGCtaggtttttgttggtttggttcCCTGTTATATCCCAGTACTCAGACCGGTACCTGGCCCACAGTGCTCAAGGCCAGTTAGAGATGAAAATGAAACCCGTCCTCCTCAtaccttaaaaacaacaacaacagatggaagagaaaggaggatgGGAAAGTGCTAAAAGACAGAGCATATAGATTCTAGTATCTAGGGACGGGGCTTTTAAACTGTGGGAGCTGAAACAGAGCTTTCTGTATGAACCCCAGGCTCTGGGAAAAACTGTAATAATGATGAGAATTTAGACAACTACATTACTGATTACTAACTTGACACAAATATGCCAGCGGTTTAGCtatatatattcagacaaaagAACCCATGCCTTTTGACCCAAAAATTTCTTAGCCAGAGGAATAACTGGACAATTGTTTTGTATGTGTAATGTTCATGGATGCATCTCAGCAGCGTTTTACTATGCAACACCACCCAGTATTTATGGTAattctacacaatggaatatgctCAGTGGTCACTGCAGATTATGAGCATGATTAAAGAGAGAAGTAGGTAACTACTAGCATTGTCTGCACTTGATGGATGAGGAGAACATGGCTCAGCCATCTTAGGTAACCtgctcagagtcacacagctggggAGTGACAGTGCCAGGATGTGTGACAGCCCCCAAAGCCTGGGCTCCGCGTTGTCTGAGTGAAGAGCCCACACGGCTGGGAGGCAGGTGGACTGCAGGGACTtcatgtatgcatgcatgtgtgtgagaaATGGTAGACAAAGTTTTTCAGTTACttccaaagattttcttcttctgtctaAAAATGTGAGAGGTAAGTCTTGAATTGTGTTCTTGagtcaaatgcttttccttgaGAGTTCTCACCTTAACTCTGAATGCTCTGAGCCGcttgaggattttattttttgccttttctagggccgcttcccgtggcatatggaggttcccaggctaggggtctaataggagctgtagacgctggcctacgccacagccacagcaactcgggatccgggctgtgtctgtgacctacaccacagctcatggcaatgccggatccttaacccactgagcgaggccaggtagcgaacccacaacctcatggttcctagacggattcttttctgctgcgtcatgacaggaactccaaggattttattttatttattttatttttgtctttttagggctgcacttgtgcagcatgtggaggttcccaggctagggggtcgaatcggagctgctgctgccagcctaaaccacagccacagcaacataggatccaaaccgcgtctgcaagctacaccacagctcatggcaatgccagatccttaacccactgagcaaggagagggactgaacctgcgtcctcatggatgctagttagattcgtttcccctcccctgagccacaatgcgaactcccacTTGAGGATTTTAAACACTGGCTACTAAGCTTTTGACTTGGAATGACCAAAAATTACCTTTTTATTCGAAGATATAAATTCTGCTTTTTCAAATTCTGCAACTTGCTCTAATAATTCTCTGGAAGataaaagcaaatatgaaaaGACGCATTTAGAACCGATTTGTATTATACACACAGGAATAAAAGGACTGATATCAATCTCTATAACATGCCAGAGACTATAGAGCAAGATGAATAAAACTTCACCATATCAAAAATAATACTTAGTTACTAATGGTCAAGAATCCAAGTTCCATGGACTCAAATTTGAACCTTCCATAGCATCTAGTATTTTGTACCTACTGAGTGTACAATGTAATTGCTAGAACTAAAAGACAATGTTAATACAACTATGTCTGAAATTTGTAGTCAACTCTGTATTTCTGAAGTGCAAAAGGGCGAATGctctataatatatattgttaGCTGGTAGATATTTAAGGAAAACGGATTTTAATAGAGGAGCCTTGAAAGAGCAGGACTAGTTCATATCTACTGAAAAAGAGTATGATGAATTCTCAAGAGGACGGATGGTTTGGGGGTGATTCACCTAAACATTTCCTTTTACTTGCAAAGGTACACTGGGGGCTGACTGTGCAAAAGCTTACAGAGTGAATGGCAGTAACTACTCTTTTAAGCTTCTTAGTAGGTCAGTTTCTCAAAAGTTTTCTCACTAGTTTCCTACTGACAGTTGGAGGAGCAAAATGGTTTCCTTCCCTACCTGAGGCCACCACCAGTGTTGCTCAGCATGTCCATGAGCCGCTGCATGGCACCTGTGCTTAGTGAACAGCCCCGGGCTTGCTGTCAGTCTTTCCAATCTCTGGCATGACTTTTCTTAGTGTGAATTTCAATTTCATTGACtttaccatattttttaaaaactaagggGCTTTTTGATACTGTTCACattataaaactttgaaaaaatgtttcctattttaaagagtagaatataattttaatgcaAATTATTTAGAAACAAACTTGCAATACCACGTGTGACTTGATGGTATCTGAATTAATTTTTCAGctgtttcatattctttatttctcagtTGACCTATCTCTAAAGACTTACTATAATAATGATCAGGGCAACAAAGATCCCATAAGGAATAATTAATAATAGCTGAAGAGCAATCTCATAATCTCCAAGGCCTTTATAACAGTGAGAAACCGTGGAAACAGCATTTTGAAGAAGACGCTGAACGCATGGCACCTGGATGTACCTGGATCCTCTGCTGTTACCCTACCCAAATGTTCTCACACAGTAGCTCCATGAAAAGAAGCAGCAAAGATATTCACTAACTTTTAAGATTGTGCTTGGGCCTCTTTGTCATAAGTGTGGATACAAATTTTACTACCTGTTTTCAAGTTCAGAGATGTCTGTCTGGAGCTTGAGGTACCACTTCTCAGCTTGTGAGAAAAGCTGCCGCAGAAGCAGCACGTTGGTGTAGGCTGTGTTGATGAGCTCAGACTCCACCTCGCCATGGACCACAGCCTGTAACCCATTCAGGACCTCAGAGACTTCATCTATGGTGAAAGTCTCCTCCACTAGCCTGAAAAACAACCACAACCCAAAGCCTCTGAATAAAGAGCAAAaaccatttacaaaataaaacaaaactaagaaaccCATGTCACGTATAGAATTGATTTAAGGGTTACTGACAGTCTCTCTGGGaactattttctttattaataaaacagtttgaaaataatttaagctcaattaatttttttaagctcaATTAATTTTTGATGTCTATTTAGAAGATTAAACTGTGGCTTGTTCTTCAAATGTGCACATCCTTTAATACAAGTACGTGTTCAGAAACATTCCCCCAACTATCAactttttctttagctttttggtgaaaaattttttaatctccCTGAAATTAGTTTCatcacatttaattattttaattacttcatAAGTCACCTGAGAGGggtaatttctctttcctttagatTATTTGTCTAGCAGTTCAATAACTGTACAAACCATTTACATGTTAGTAAATACCTATGAGAAAATCAGTGGTAATTATATACTGCTTCTTTTAGCATTCttaagactcaaaaaaaaaaaacttattttaaggtTCCACTGACCACTCCATAAAAATGAACATCCTCCCCAAATTATTAACAATCCACTCTCCCACAGAGAATGTTTGAGTTAGAAGGGAACCCTGGAGCCACTTTCACCTATCCTCTCACTTCACAGATGAACACAGGTTCTGAGGATGGAGGTGACACGCTCACGATTCCACTGAGGGTGACTCATCCTCACAGTCATTGCCAGCAATCTCAGCAATTCATGCCCAACAGCTGAATCCTTGAGAAAGCTTCCACGCATGCCTCCTGCTTCCAACGACacagccctctcctctccctgtctcCATCCTCAAAGTCCTTTAGGCCTCAGAtgctcagcaggtgaagagcTACGGCCTCAATCCCAGGTTATCTTTTTCCTCATTCAAAAGGACATAATGAAGTTGCACCAAACTTTTATCACAGTTATGCTCAAGTTAGTACTATCTGATTCACCCTTCTTAGTGTTTCATTTACCCAGCATAATTTAACCACTCTAAAAAAAGAGAACTTTAACTATTTTTGATATGTCCTTATTAAATGTATGAACAATCTATAGTCTTTAATAGAACAAAGCAAATCAGCTTTAagaatatgccttttttttttttttgagcaaccCATGTTCATTGTTTGAATAGCAATTAAGGTACTCCGATGCATAAAGTAAGTAACAAAGTACCTTCTCTAGCTGTCCCACGGCCTCACAGATTAGACTGTTGCTTACATCTGCTGAGGGACAGGAAGCCAGAGAATCAGATTAGATTAATAGATCGGACAGATAATAGTCTACACCTCATGGTCTCTGCTACTGCCTGAAGTTCATGACTTCATGACAGTTACAGCTCACTTGGAGCCCTTTTTCACTTACGTCTTATGTGACATTTAAGTGTGCCAAAATCTGATCTCCAAGTAATCTGTTGTCTCTATATTACTCAGTCCTTTTCATTGGTTTCCCTATTATCCTTCATTATTAAGTTTTCTGTGGACTTTTATTACCTTCCATTGTTGGTCCAATCAAACTAATTATCATCTCTTGCTGCAAACCAACTAACGATTTTGGTACTGGTCAGCAAGTTTTTCATGGTTTCCTACTGTTTTCCCctcttctagttctttgaaataaACTGCAtaggtgggagttccccttgtggctcagcagaaacgaatctgaccgacatccacgaggacacaggtttgatgcctggcctcactcagtgggttaaggatccggccttgctgtgagctgtggtgtaggtcgcagatatggcatGGATCAcacattgttgtagctgtggtgtaggccagcagctgcggctccaactcaacccatagcctgggaacctccaaatgctgcgggtgcagccccaaaataaaagacaaaaaaaaaaaaaaaccctgggtaggttttttttttgctaattgttATGTCTTCTAATTAATAACTCAAGTAATTGAAGTTCTGGAATCTTTAATACAGCAAGTCAATCTTTTAACCCACAAACACTTCAGTTTCCTGACTGCTCTTCTGAAACTTTGCAATGCCCTAATTATCATGTGTGTGTCTGATAACAGATGGCTCCCAACCCAATTTCCTGAGTTTCACACATCCATGAAGCTTAGCAGAGCTGCTCTCAGTGAATAACTGTTGACCAGGATACTGCAGCGATGGCTTGgacagcctatgctacagcaccCCATGCTGGCCACAGAAAGGATCCatgttcctttccactgagctccCTTCAAGTCCTCTGATACCTGCTCTCCTTGAGGTCTTGGAAGCAGGAATCTACAGTTTTGAGTCTCAAGCCTCTTTTTGAACGAGCAAAACGCATATAGTTAATAACTTCATTTTGATGGTGTTCATTTAGACCCAACTCTGCCTGAAAGAGAAAAGTAATGAGTTAATCTCAAAGATGCAATAAAGGAACCAACAATGAAAacgtacaggagttcccctcgtggctcagaggtaacgaatctaactagcatccatgaagatgcgggtttgatccctggacttgcacagtgggttaaaggatccagtgttactgtgagctgtggtataggtcgcagacgcagcttagatctggcattgttgtagctgtggtcagaccagtggctatagctctgatttgaccccctagcctgggaacttccatatgctgcgtgtgtggccctaaaaaagaaagaaagaaggaaaacatacaGGCTATCCTGTGGTGGAGACTGCTAGATGCTCACTATGTTTTTTCCATCTTCCTGGACACAGGGCTGCCCAATGAGTGgacatcccccacccctccttgAAGTCAGGTATGGCCGTGTGACTACTTCTCAGCAACAGATATGAGCAGAAGAATGAGGGCTATTCCCAAACCCTGGGCCTTACAACATGGGGCACACCTTTGCCACACCCTATTTCTCTGAAATCTGGAAGAGGTGGTTGCATGTGCATGGTTGGCACAATGCCCTGAGGGCTGGGGGAGCACAAGATGAAGGAGACGGTATCCCTGAATGACTTCGTGAAGCAGCACCGACCCAGGCACCTGAGGTGAGCAGTGAGACGGCTCTTCTGTgtgagagaaataaacttctgtattttttttttttttcttttttggctaccccatggcaaaaggagttcctgaatcagggatcagatctgagctgcagtagtgacttacgctgcagctgcagcaacgccatatcctttaagccactgtgccaggcaggggatcaaacctgcatcctggtattgcagagatgccactattcctgttgcaccacagtgggacttccaatttggtttttttttttttttcttcttcttctttttaggacttcacccacgtggcatatggagattagcAGCCTAGGAGTCCAATCTACATATCCATAGgcatagcaacaccagaaccgagccttgtctacaacctataccgcacctcatggcaacaccagatccttaacccactgagtgaggccagggagcgaacctgtgtcTTCCCGGATGCtggtgagattcgtttccactgagccaagatgggaactccaacttctgtATTCTTTAAGCCACTGTTTTTTGGATCTCTATTACAGCAATTTAACCTTATCCCATACcatacagcttaaaaaaaataatgtctgttTGTTTGGCCTCGTCCacggcatgcaaaagtttccaggccagggatcaaacctgagccatagcagtgactggacctactgcagtgacaatgttggatccctaggccactagggaactcctgtttaatttTGGAATAGGCATTAATCGGTTTTGATTTAAACCAGATATGAGTTGAAAACTATAAGCTAGAGATTGATaaagttctttttcattttatagctatatag is a genomic window of Sus scrofa isolate TJ Tabasco breed Duroc chromosome 13, Sscrofa11.1, whole genome shotgun sequence containing:
- the LZTFL1 gene encoding leucine zipper transcription factor-like protein 1 isoform X1, which produces MKDPEAELGLNEHHQNEVINYMRFARSKRGLRLKTVDSCFQDLKESRLVEETFTIDEVSEVLNGLQAVVHGEVESELINTAYTNVLLLRQLFSQAEKWYLKLQTDISELENRELLEQVAEFEKAEFISSNKKPIIDNIRPKLAPLNEGGAAELLNKEILRLQEENEKLKSRLKATETQATNALDEKSKLEKALQDLQLDQGNQKDFVKAQDLSDLENTVAALKSEFQKTLNDQTENQKSLEENLATAKHDLLRVQEQLSMAEKELEKKFQQTAAYRNMKEILTKKNDQIKDLRKRLAKYEPED
- the LZTFL1 gene encoding leucine zipper transcription factor-like protein 1 isoform X2, whose translation is MAELGLNEHHQNEVINYMRFARSKRGLRLKTVDSCFQDLKESRLVEETFTIDEVSEVLNGLQAVVHGEVESELINTAYTNVLLLRQLFSQAEKWYLKLQTDISELENRELLEQVAEFEKAEFISSNKKPIIDNIRPKLAPLNEGGAAELLNKEILRLQEENEKLKSRLKATETQATNALDEKSKLEKALQDLQLDQGNQKDFVKAQDLSDLENTVAALKSEFQKTLNDQTENQKSLEENLATAKHDLLRVQEQLSMAEKELEKKFQQTAAYRNMKEILTKKNDQIKDLRKRLAKYEPED